From Virgibacillus natechei, the proteins below share one genomic window:
- a CDS encoding polysaccharide biosynthesis protein — protein MDYRKRLTLLVILDSLIVSTAIFIASWIVFPFTSAINMSAIIISAIALLIFHHLFAAIYKLYNKVWAYASVGELVSIVQAITLSVLAAGVVMYFVNDFALYRRALLVTWMLHIILIGGSRFAWRIYRDRYITRQNKQKRTLIVGAGAAGAMIARQLKNENNAELLPVGFADDNQNKQKMQLYNLPVLGTVKDIPEIVRDAEIEHIVIAIPSMKNGSLEKIVVQCNKTKAKVQMIPKIEDLMTGKISVSHLKNVEVEDLLGREPVELDINAISDYVTGTTVMVTGAGGSIGSEITRQLMRFTPKKIVLVGHGEFSIYTINMELRSLYSDSETEIIPVIGDVQDRMRMFEVVKTHQPAIIYHAAAHKHVPLMEINAHEAVKNNIIGTKNVAEAADTFGVQKFVLVSTDKAVNPTNVMGATKRIAEMVVQDLASRSKTKFVAVRFGNVLGSRGSVIPLFKKQIEKGGPVTVTDPEMTRYFMTIPEASRLVIQAGTLAKGGEIFVLDMGDPVKIVDLAHNLIKLSGYTEDEIPIEFAGIRPGEKMYEELLGEDEVLPGEVYEKIYVGRTVAVDPDVLVDLIDRFDSYALEELKDALMKIVYMEQTLLAVKES, from the coding sequence ATGGACTACCGGAAGAGACTGACGTTACTTGTCATTTTGGACTCTTTAATCGTCAGTACCGCCATATTTATCGCTTCTTGGATTGTGTTCCCATTCACATCCGCTATAAACATGTCCGCAATCATCATTAGCGCTATTGCTCTATTAATCTTTCATCACTTATTTGCGGCGATTTACAAGCTTTATAACAAAGTATGGGCCTATGCGAGCGTAGGCGAATTAGTCTCGATTGTTCAGGCCATTACATTATCGGTTTTGGCTGCAGGGGTTGTCATGTATTTCGTGAATGACTTTGCCCTGTACCGGCGAGCACTCCTTGTGACGTGGATGTTACATATTATCTTAATCGGTGGCTCACGCTTTGCGTGGCGCATTTACCGGGATCGATACATAACGAGGCAAAACAAACAAAAACGAACCCTTATCGTAGGCGCGGGTGCAGCGGGTGCGATGATTGCACGTCAACTGAAAAATGAAAACAATGCCGAATTGCTCCCCGTAGGATTCGCAGATGATAATCAGAACAAGCAGAAAATGCAATTATATAATCTACCTGTATTAGGGACGGTAAAAGATATACCCGAAATCGTCCGAGATGCAGAAATCGAACACATTGTCATCGCCATTCCTTCGATGAAAAATGGCTCGCTTGAGAAAATTGTCGTACAATGTAATAAGACAAAGGCCAAGGTGCAAATGATTCCGAAAATTGAGGATCTCATGACAGGGAAAATATCCGTCAGCCACCTGAAAAATGTGGAAGTAGAAGATTTGCTCGGACGTGAACCGGTCGAGCTCGATATCAATGCGATATCCGACTATGTGACAGGCACGACCGTGATGGTGACCGGTGCAGGTGGATCCATCGGCTCGGAAATTACCCGTCAGCTTATGCGATTCACGCCGAAGAAAATCGTGCTCGTCGGCCACGGGGAATTCAGCATTTATACCATCAATATGGAACTACGGAGTCTCTATAGCGACAGCGAAACAGAGATTATTCCCGTAATCGGTGACGTGCAGGACCGCATGCGCATGTTTGAAGTTGTCAAAACGCATCAACCGGCAATTATCTACCATGCAGCAGCACATAAGCATGTCCCATTAATGGAAATAAACGCACACGAAGCCGTTAAAAATAATATCATCGGCACGAAAAATGTCGCAGAAGCGGCCGACACATTCGGTGTACAGAAATTCGTACTCGTATCCACCGACAAAGCAGTTAATCCGACCAATGTGATGGGCGCAACCAAACGTATCGCGGAGATGGTGGTTCAAGACCTAGCAAGCCGCAGCAAGACAAAATTCGTTGCCGTACGATTTGGCAACGTGCTCGGAAGCCGGGGCAGTGTGATCCCGCTATTTAAGAAGCAAATTGAAAAAGGCGGACCAGTCACCGTTACCGACCCGGAAATGACACGCTACTTCATGACGATCCCAGAAGCATCCCGGCTCGTCATCCAGGCAGGAACCCTAGCGAAAGGCGGCGAAATATTCGTCCTCGACATGGGAGACCCTGTTAAAATTGTCGATCTAGCTCACAACCTTATTAAACTATCAGGCTATACGGAAGACGAGATTCCAATAGAATTCGCAGGGATAAGACCAGGGGAAAAGATGTACGAAGAACTCCTTGGGGAGGATGAAGTGCTGCCTGGAGAAGTGTATGAGAAAATTTATGTTGGACGTACGGTTGCGGTCGATCCGGACGTTCTCGTTGACTTGATCGATCGGTTTGACAGTTACGCACTGGAAGAACTGAAAGATGCATTGATGAAAATTGTATATATGGAGCAGACATTGTTAGCAGTGAAAGAGTCGTAG
- a CDS encoding response regulator transcription factor produces MNRVIHLLNEQEDMYVTGYRNYRLALEEWAGEDIVLIDIDPFLPSEATTAINLLKEQNQVIVLTEDPFDLPVLKLLEAGMDSLILKTEKHQEEIAETLRSIREGHYVLPTAFIQPFKRQLTKMSDINMEVFAYQLQKNGIVLTTKEQIIAYFMMLGLRNKEIATLAEVGEGTAKVHISHIYRKLGTKHRKTVIKNFKDMLR; encoded by the coding sequence ATGAATCGTGTTATCCATCTCCTGAATGAACAGGAAGACATGTACGTTACGGGGTATCGTAATTATAGGTTGGCACTTGAGGAATGGGCAGGTGAGGATATAGTTCTGATTGACATTGATCCATTCTTGCCCAGTGAAGCAACGACAGCGATCAATCTGTTAAAAGAACAGAATCAGGTCATCGTACTCACCGAAGACCCCTTCGACCTTCCGGTATTGAAGCTTTTGGAAGCGGGGATGGACAGTCTCATCCTAAAAACAGAAAAGCATCAGGAAGAGATCGCTGAAACATTGCGATCGATCAGGGAAGGGCATTATGTGCTACCAACCGCATTTATACAGCCGTTTAAAAGGCAACTCACCAAAATGAGTGACATTAATATGGAAGTATTTGCCTATCAATTACAAAAAAACGGCATCGTGCTAACAACGAAAGAGCAAATTATCGCCTACTTCATGATGCTAGGTCTCCGAAATAAAGAGATAGCCACACTGGCGGAGGTTGGTGAGGGAACAGCAAAAGTACATATTAGTCATATTTACAGGAAATTAGGCACAAAACACCGAAAGACCGTTATTAAAAATTTCAAGGATATGTTACGATAA
- a CDS encoding response regulator, protein MIKVLLVEDQRLFSEGVKALIERMDDMEVVGMASNGKEAVTLMNQVEADVILMDIHMPHVDGIVTTTHLKDNYPNVKCVLLTTFAEEDLIVAGFIAGADGFLLKSLDAEHLISAVRDAYHDQVVISGKAAKILASKIQGFQYNKKEQLARELKNRNIRLSDREIDIVSLVMKEATNREIAQRLFLSEGTIKNYISIIYTKINLNTRKDVIEYLNGLVHPDY, encoded by the coding sequence ATGATCAAGGTGTTATTGGTCGAGGATCAGCGGCTTTTTAGTGAAGGTGTCAAGGCGTTAATTGAGCGTATGGACGACATGGAAGTGGTGGGTATGGCTTCTAATGGGAAAGAAGCCGTTACACTCATGAACCAGGTGGAGGCGGATGTTATCTTAATGGATATTCACATGCCGCATGTCGACGGTATCGTAACGACGACACATCTCAAAGACAATTATCCGAATGTGAAATGTGTTCTACTCACCACCTTTGCGGAAGAGGATCTGATTGTTGCGGGGTTCATTGCAGGGGCGGATGGTTTCTTATTAAAGAGTCTGGATGCGGAGCATTTGATTTCTGCCGTTCGCGATGCCTATCATGACCAAGTAGTCATTTCTGGCAAAGCAGCGAAGATCCTAGCAAGCAAGATCCAGGGATTCCAGTACAACAAGAAAGAGCAACTCGCTAGGGAATTAAAAAATCGAAATATTCGATTATCTGATAGGGAAATTGACATTGTTTCCCTCGTCATGAAGGAAGCGACAAATAGAGAGATCGCACAAAGACTCTTTCTTAGCGAGGGTACGATCAAGAATTATATCAGTATCATTTATACGAAAATAAATTTAAATACTCGTAAGGATGTGATCGAATACCTGAACGGATTGGTCCACCCCGACTACTAA
- a CDS encoding tyrosine-protein phosphatase, giving the protein MIDIHSHILPGVDDGAQTEADSVAMAKAAVDQGIDTIIATPHHRNGQFENDRSMIVTNVSILNELLANEDIPLTVLPGQEVRINGDILEDMENGEILPLNYTKYLFIEFASSHVPRYAKQMLFDIQVAGYTPVIVHPERNQELLEHPGRLYDFVRKGALTQVTAGSVVGKFGKSIQKFSNQLIEANLTHFIASDAHNTTSRGFVMADAFHDINNNHGTDYFYMFHENSQLLIDNMNVNKMEPELVKKKKFLGLF; this is encoded by the coding sequence ATGATCGATATTCACAGTCATATATTGCCCGGTGTGGATGATGGCGCGCAGACAGAAGCGGATAGTGTTGCGATGGCAAAAGCGGCTGTCGATCAAGGTATCGATACGATTATTGCGACGCCGCATCATCGTAATGGACAATTCGAAAATGACCGGAGCATGATCGTAACCAATGTATCTATTTTAAATGAATTACTCGCAAACGAAGATATCCCACTCACGGTATTACCCGGTCAAGAGGTACGAATAAACGGGGACATACTTGAGGATATGGAGAATGGAGAAATTCTTCCATTAAATTATACGAAATATTTATTTATCGAATTTGCATCGAGTCATGTTCCAAGATACGCGAAGCAAATGCTATTCGATATTCAAGTTGCGGGCTATACACCAGTCATCGTGCATCCTGAACGAAATCAAGAGCTCCTAGAACACCCTGGCAGACTCTATGATTTCGTGCGAAAAGGGGCATTAACACAAGTGACCGCAGGAAGCGTTGTTGGCAAATTCGGGAAGAGCATACAAAAATTCTCTAACCAGCTAATCGAAGCAAACCTAACACACTTCATCGCATCTGACGCACATAATACCACATCACGTGGATTTGTGATGGCAGATGCCTTCCATGATATAAACAACAATCATGGCACCGACTATTTCTACATGTTCCACGAAAACAGTCAATTGCTTATTGACAACATGAACGTAAATAAAATGGAACCCGAATTAGTAAAGAAAAAGAAATTCTTAGGCCTATTCTAG
- a CDS encoding tyrosine-protein phosphatase: MIDIHCHILPGLDDGSKSLPQTLKMAEQAVEEGITHIIATPHHKNGTYINKAEDIQGVVAFVNGKLRHEQIPLTILPGQETRIYGEMVQDLKSGELLPLNATSNYIFIELPDDHVPQYITQLQFEVQIAGYQPIIVHPERNEMIRTNPDLLHQLVSNGALTQVTAASVAGKRGRKLQKFTHQLIGAQLTHFVASDAHDPKKRTYYLKDAYRVMEKQFGAGKVYQLQQNSKAIVDDLSITVDTPSRIKGRKIIRT, encoded by the coding sequence ATGATTGACATCCATTGTCATATATTGCCTGGGTTGGATGATGGCTCGAAATCACTCCCCCAAACGCTGAAAATGGCTGAACAAGCTGTTGAAGAGGGGATTACACATATCATTGCTACACCACATCATAAGAACGGGACATACATCAATAAAGCCGAAGATATTCAGGGCGTGGTGGCATTTGTGAATGGAAAATTAAGGCATGAACAAATTCCGCTTACGATCCTACCTGGGCAGGAGACGCGTATTTATGGAGAGATGGTACAAGATTTAAAAAGTGGGGAATTACTCCCGCTAAATGCGACAAGCAATTATATCTTTATCGAATTACCAGATGATCACGTGCCCCAGTATATCACGCAGCTTCAATTCGAGGTGCAAATTGCCGGATATCAACCGATTATTGTGCATCCTGAGCGCAATGAAATGATCAGGACAAACCCTGATTTGCTCCACCAATTAGTATCAAATGGCGCGCTGACCCAAGTGACGGCAGCGAGTGTTGCTGGTAAGAGGGGGAGAAAGCTTCAGAAGTTCACCCACCAATTGATTGGCGCACAACTGACCCATTTTGTCGCCTCCGACGCACACGACCCGAAGAAGCGCACCTATTATCTGAAAGATGCCTATCGCGTTATGGAGAAGCAATTCGGAGCCGGAAAAGTATACCAACTTCAGCAAAACAGCAAAGCAATTGTAGATGACTTATCCATCACCGTAGATACACCATCCCGAATCAAAGGACGGAAAATCATCCGCACCTAG
- a CDS encoding CpsD/CapB family tyrosine-protein kinase, with amino-acid sequence MARRKNQSRPNKMRHLITKLNPKSPVSEQYRTVRTNLQFASVDNDLKSMIVTSSGPGEGKSMTTANLAVVYAQQGKKVLLIDADLRKPTAHYTFRLDNLRGLSNILVGEHALEETVNRTEMENLDVISCGPIPPNPSELLGSRKMQSLLKEATMSYDLVIFDTPPVLAVTDAQILADIVDGSILVIRSNVTEYEPAEKAKEALEPAHAKLLGTVLNDREKKASNYYYYYGTN; translated from the coding sequence ATGGCGCGAAGAAAGAATCAGTCTAGACCAAATAAAATGAGGCATTTGATTACGAAGTTGAATCCAAAATCGCCTGTGTCGGAGCAATATCGTACGGTTCGAACGAATTTACAGTTTGCCTCGGTTGATAATGATTTAAAATCGATGATCGTCACGTCATCAGGTCCTGGCGAGGGAAAGTCGATGACAACGGCGAATCTAGCTGTTGTCTACGCGCAACAAGGGAAGAAAGTACTGCTTATCGATGCTGATTTGAGAAAGCCAACTGCTCATTACACATTCCGCCTTGATAATTTAAGGGGTTTGAGTAATATTTTGGTTGGGGAGCATGCACTCGAGGAAACGGTCAATCGTACCGAAATGGAAAATTTAGATGTCATTTCATGTGGGCCTATTCCGCCGAATCCATCTGAATTACTGGGTTCTCGCAAAATGCAATCTTTGTTAAAAGAAGCAACGATGTCTTATGACCTGGTTATTTTCGACACGCCGCCTGTACTAGCGGTGACCGACGCACAAATTCTTGCCGATATCGTTGATGGCTCCATCTTGGTTATCAGGAGTAATGTTACAGAGTATGAACCAGCTGAGAAAGCTAAAGAAGCATTAGAGCCAGCGCATGCGAAATTGCTCGGTACGGTGCTCAATGATCGGGAGAAAAAAGCATCTAACTACTATTATTACTACGGAACAAATTAA
- a CDS encoding YveK family protein, whose translation MEETISLKEIYDVIKKRLMLIIAFVLGAALIAAVVSYFVLTPTYESSSQFIVSEGQQDPAMEYNVNDNLSNTEIIDTYNVIINSPAILDEVIAELGSSLSVSQLGDKIQVASEENSQVVTVTATDEDPAEAVAIANTTVEVFENEIPEIMHVDNVSVLSEAELSESPSPVAPNPPLNIAIAIVLGGMVGVGLAFLLEYLDNTITTEDDIEKRLELPVLGVISHINDSEVRGDHFTFQADKSNRRDYDGAKKESV comes from the coding sequence ATGGAAGAAACTATTTCCTTGAAGGAGATATATGACGTTATTAAGAAGCGTTTGATGCTCATTATAGCATTCGTTTTGGGAGCAGCTTTAATCGCGGCGGTTGTTAGTTATTTTGTATTAACGCCAACGTACGAATCTAGCTCACAGTTTATCGTAAGTGAAGGACAGCAGGATCCGGCAATGGAATACAATGTGAATGATAATTTATCGAATACGGAAATAATAGATACATATAATGTAATTATAAATAGTCCTGCTATTTTAGATGAAGTTATCGCGGAATTAGGATCAAGTCTATCTGTCTCACAGCTAGGCGATAAAATCCAAGTTGCAAGTGAGGAGAATTCGCAGGTCGTAACGGTTACAGCAACCGATGAGGATCCTGCAGAAGCTGTTGCTATTGCCAATACAACCGTGGAAGTTTTTGAAAATGAAATACCTGAGATTATGCATGTCGATAATGTTAGCGTGCTATCAGAAGCTGAACTGAGCGAAAGTCCATCGCCAGTTGCACCGAATCCTCCGCTTAACATTGCGATTGCGATTGTGCTGGGCGGGATGGTAGGTGTTGGATTAGCGTTTCTACTGGAATACCTAGATAACACCATTACGACCGAAGATGATATTGAGAAGCGCTTGGAACTACCAGTACTTGGTGTGATTTCTCATATTAATGATTCGGAAGTTCGGGGCGATCATTTTACTTTCCAAGCCGATAAATCGAATAGGAGGGATTATGATGGCGCGAAGAAAGAATCAGTCTAG
- a CDS encoding C40 family peptidase translates to MANKKILMSVTASAAIASAIFAAEEVEASSYTVQSGDSLWSIAQQHNTSVSQLNSINNLSSDLIFPNQVIQTGGSSSSSSASDSSNNSSNSSTYTVKSGDTLSGIASDHGISLSKLMDLNGLDTTLIHPGNEFKVSEGSSGGSSSGSSGDSSSGSGSVGSSTVYTVKSGDTLSQIGAEHGVSVANLRNWNNLSSDLITIGQKLNINGSSGSGSGSNSGSSGSGNSSGGGSNESPSADVDYNVDQLISAAKAQMGTPYVWGGSTTNGFDCSGFIHYAYNQAGMDITRTNTQGYYDRSYDVSNPQVGDLVFFEGTYKAGISHMGIYLGGGDFIHAGSSTGVTIANVNNSYWSSHFEGYKRFY, encoded by the coding sequence GTGGCTAATAAGAAAATACTTATGTCGGTTACTGCAAGCGCAGCAATTGCTTCGGCAATTTTTGCAGCAGAAGAGGTAGAAGCATCGTCGTACACAGTTCAAAGCGGAGATTCACTATGGTCAATCGCGCAACAACATAACACCAGTGTTTCCCAGTTAAACTCTATCAACAACCTGTCCAGTGATTTAATTTTCCCGAACCAGGTTATTCAAACGGGCGGATCGTCATCATCATCGTCGGCCTCTGATTCTAGTAATAATAGCAGCAATTCATCTACATATACCGTAAAAAGCGGGGACACCCTAAGCGGAATCGCATCCGATCACGGCATATCACTATCTAAATTAATGGACTTGAATGGGCTTGATACAACACTCATCCATCCAGGAAATGAATTCAAAGTGAGCGAAGGCTCTAGTGGCGGATCTAGCTCTGGTTCGAGCGGTGATTCTAGTTCTGGAAGCGGATCTGTTGGTTCGTCAACCGTTTACACCGTTAAATCAGGCGACACCCTTTCCCAAATCGGAGCAGAACACGGCGTTAGTGTCGCGAACTTGAGGAACTGGAATAACTTAAGCTCAGACTTAATCACAATCGGCCAGAAATTGAATATCAACGGATCTTCAGGATCTGGTTCAGGTTCGAATTCCGGATCTAGCGGAAGCGGCAATAGCAGTGGTGGCGGATCGAACGAATCACCATCAGCAGACGTCGACTACAACGTGGATCAACTGATCAGCGCAGCTAAAGCGCAAATGGGCACCCCCTACGTATGGGGCGGATCCACAACAAACGGATTCGACTGTAGCGGATTCATCCACTATGCATACAATCAAGCAGGCATGGATATCACCCGCACGAACACCCAAGGCTACTATGACCGATCATACGACGTGAGCAACCCGCAAGTAGGCGACCTCGTATTCTTTGAAGGCACCTACAAAGCAGGCATCTCCCACATGGGAATCTATCTCGGCGGCGGAGACTTCATCCACGCAGGCTCCTCCACCGGCGTAACGATCGCAAACGTTAATAATTCCTACTGGAGCAGCCATTTTGAAGGGTATAAACGGTTTTATTAA
- a CDS encoding Rpn family recombination-promoting nuclease/putative transposase: MRSTLLKRIPLERLMDLKIDYAFKQLFGNEKNKNITVVFLNAILQKTGRDRIKDISFSNTESSPEYVDDKQSRLDLLVVTDANEWINVEIQFTNKYDMIKRSIYYWGKVYQERFQKKMTYGQLQPVIAINILNFDLFDQTDRFHTSYHLYEDEEKFKLTNVMEFHFIEMSKLIRDWKLDKLNPWDDVLARWLLMLGMVDRRNGKVYDDKIIKGWQTKTATSCGNVCRTHLMWARGESP, from the coding sequence ATGCGATCAACATTACTGAAACGTATACCGCTTGAACGATTAATGGATCTAAAAATCGACTACGCATTCAAACAGCTTTTTGGCAATGAGAAAAATAAAAATATCACGGTTGTTTTTCTGAATGCTATTCTACAGAAAACAGGGCGGGATCGCATCAAAGACATCTCATTTTCCAACACGGAATCCAGTCCTGAATATGTCGATGATAAACAGTCCAGATTGGATTTGTTAGTTGTTACAGATGCCAATGAATGGATTAATGTAGAAATTCAATTCACCAATAAATACGATATGATTAAGCGCTCGATCTACTACTGGGGAAAGGTATACCAGGAACGGTTTCAAAAAAAGATGACTTATGGACAATTACAACCAGTAATAGCTATCAATATTCTGAATTTTGATTTATTTGACCAAACGGATCGCTTTCACACGTCATATCACTTATATGAAGACGAAGAAAAATTTAAATTGACCAATGTCATGGAATTTCATTTTATAGAAATGTCAAAGCTAATAAGAGATTGGAAACTAGATAAACTAAACCCATGGGATGACGTTTTGGCCAGATGGTTGTTAATGCTCGGCATGGTAGACCGCCGAAACGGCAAAGTCTACGATGACAAAATAATAAAAGGATGGCAGACTAAAACCGCCACGTCCTGTGGCAACGTCTGCAGAACCCACCTCATGTGGGCCCGAGGAGAATCGCCATGA
- a CDS encoding sensor histidine kinase: MRAYWVWLLLHIIVWPFAMVYFNQHIEQLTVRLFGVALYFVIFFIMPLVERKSNVVVVLMSVHAAIATLTLFPEANGAFNPYLILVLSLLIGSGFYHLSLKLGMIIGVIGVVGLVVAVLYSNLLPLSQFFIAIYMSFLFAALVLYKKTKDRTEDIDARYDALLSEYRKLKRQLVSEEEIARQEERILIGHEIHDSVGHKLTALIMQLEGFRLKASEQEREQVKSLKELANSSLEETRNAVKSLKSRETGGLPGILRLIRKLEMESFIRIHFSVKHGAFTVLLTGEQSFVIYRSVQEALTNIMKHSNAREAAVMFEAPGGTIFRFEISNPIADNRKYQEGFGISSMRERLEKFGGNLEVFKTEEQFIVRGFLKIADTGDKDDTDTTG, translated from the coding sequence ATGCGGGCATATTGGGTATGGCTCTTATTACATATTATTGTCTGGCCATTTGCGATGGTTTATTTCAATCAACATATAGAACAATTGACCGTGCGATTATTTGGCGTGGCATTGTATTTTGTGATTTTCTTTATCATGCCACTTGTCGAACGAAAGTCCAACGTTGTCGTGGTGCTCATGAGTGTTCATGCTGCTATTGCAACGCTTACCTTATTTCCTGAGGCAAATGGAGCGTTTAATCCTTACCTCATCCTTGTCCTATCCTTACTAATTGGATCGGGGTTTTATCATTTGTCCTTAAAACTTGGGATGATTATTGGGGTAATTGGTGTGGTAGGTTTAGTAGTAGCTGTTTTGTATTCGAATCTTTTGCCATTATCACAATTTTTTATTGCCATTTATATGAGCTTCCTATTTGCCGCACTGGTACTTTATAAGAAAACAAAGGATCGTACAGAAGATATAGATGCCAGGTACGATGCACTTCTCAGTGAATACCGGAAATTAAAAAGGCAACTTGTTTCAGAGGAGGAAATAGCGAGACAGGAAGAGCGTATTCTAATCGGCCATGAAATCCATGATTCTGTGGGACATAAGCTTACTGCTCTGATCATGCAGCTGGAAGGATTTCGTTTGAAAGCCTCCGAACAAGAAAGGGAACAAGTGAAATCCTTGAAAGAGCTCGCTAATTCAAGTTTGGAGGAAACGAGAAATGCAGTGAAATCGCTAAAGTCCAGGGAAACAGGAGGACTTCCTGGCATTTTGCGTTTAATACGTAAACTGGAAATGGAAAGCTTTATTCGAATCCATTTTTCTGTGAAGCATGGTGCGTTTACGGTTTTACTAACCGGCGAGCAGTCCTTCGTGATCTATCGTTCTGTTCAAGAAGCATTGACAAATATTATGAAGCACAGCAATGCCAGGGAAGCGGCGGTTATGTTTGAAGCACCTGGAGGGACTATTTTTCGTTTTGAAATCAGTAATCCAATAGCAGATAATAGAAAGTATCAGGAGGGATTTGGTATCTCTTCCATGCGGGAGCGATTAGAAAAATTTGGCGGCAATCTTGAAGTCTTTAAAACAGAGGAGCAATTTATTGTTAGAGGCTTCTTGAAAATTGCCGATACGGGGGATAAAGATGATACGGATACTACTGGCTGA
- a CDS encoding response regulator produces the protein MIRILLAEDQVMVRQGLKLMIETDEELQVTGEADNGKEAISLCEKQAFDLVILDIRMPVMDGIEAAKVIQSRWPKTKMLILTTFDDNHYVLEMLKIGVSGYILKNGDTDSLLRSIRSALTGGLAIEEQVAANVMPELLKRGEPNEPDPSLTPRERGILTCIGEGLSNDEIAERLALSVGTVKNNTSQILHKLELRDRTQLAIYAIRHNLV, from the coding sequence ATGATACGGATACTACTGGCTGAAGATCAGGTGATGGTGAGGCAAGGGTTAAAATTGATGATTGAAACGGATGAGGAATTGCAGGTGACAGGCGAAGCGGATAATGGCAAGGAAGCAATTTCCCTTTGTGAGAAACAGGCGTTTGATCTGGTTATCCTGGACATTCGTATGCCTGTAATGGATGGAATCGAAGCAGCCAAAGTTATTCAATCCCGATGGCCAAAAACGAAGATGTTGATCCTAACGACGTTTGATGATAATCACTATGTGCTCGAAATGTTAAAAATAGGTGTCAGTGGGTACATCTTGAAAAATGGAGATACTGATTCCTTACTTCGGTCCATCCGAAGTGCTTTGACTGGAGGGCTGGCCATTGAAGAACAGGTGGCTGCTAACGTGATGCCCGAATTATTAAAGCGCGGGGAACCTAATGAGCCTGATCCATCTTTAACGCCACGTGAAAGAGGAATATTAACGTGTATTGGAGAAGGGCTTAGCAATGACGAAATTGCAGAAAGACTTGCATTATCCGTAGGAACGGTAAAAAATAATACGAGTCAGATTCTTCATAAATTGGAATTAAGGGATCGGACGCAGCTCGCTATCTATGCCATTCGCCATAACCTCGTATGA
- a CDS encoding ABC transporter ATP-binding protein: MLETINLSKNFKNKKAVDEVDIYLDEGESVGLLGPNGAGKSTTISMISSLLKPTSGDVKLDGKSIIKDPTEIRKILGVVPQEIALYEELSAYENLKFFGEIYNVKKDVLEQRIQNVMEMVGLKERQKDLIKTFSGGMKRRVNIAAALLHQPKFLILDEPTVGIDPQSRNHILETIRKLNDEQETTILYTSHYMEEVEQLCNRVYIMDHGKVIASGSKSELLSILSSEDTIQVQLSEPSDPLIEKIKAFGSVRQVDETNEGIRIISKKGSNILNALVHAAEEEGIEVTHYQMETPSLEDVFLHLTGKTLRD; encoded by the coding sequence ATGCTTGAAACGATCAATCTTAGTAAAAATTTTAAAAATAAAAAGGCTGTTGACGAAGTGGATATTTATTTAGATGAAGGTGAATCCGTTGGTCTGTTGGGGCCAAATGGAGCTGGTAAATCAACAACGATTTCCATGATATCTTCTTTGTTAAAACCGACGTCGGGTGATGTGAAATTAGATGGCAAGAGCATCATCAAGGATCCAACTGAAATCAGAAAAATCCTTGGCGTTGTACCACAGGAAATCGCCTTATATGAAGAACTTTCTGCCTATGAAAATCTAAAATTCTTTGGAGAAATCTATAACGTCAAAAAGGATGTTCTGGAGCAACGCATTCAGAATGTAATGGAAATGGTCGGATTGAAAGAGCGGCAAAAAGATCTTATCAAAACATTCTCAGGCGGTATGAAAAGAAGGGTTAACATTGCGGCAGCATTACTGCATCAGCCGAAGTTTCTTATTCTTGATGAACCAACTGTTGGCATTGACCCACAATCAAGAAACCATATTTTGGAGACGATTCGCAAATTAAATGACGAACAGGAAACGACCATTCTTTATACGAGTCATTACATGGAAGAGGTTGAACAATTGTGTAACCGTGTCTACATTATGGATCATGGAAAAGTAATCGCTTCTGGCAGTAAATCGGAATTATTAAGTATTTTATCAAGTGAGGATACGATACAGGTACAACTTAGCGAACCAAGTGATCCATTAATAGAGAAGATTAAAGCATTTGGCTCTGTTCGTCAGGTGGATGAAACAAACGAAGGTATTCGTATTATTTCAAAAAAGGGCAGTAACATTTTAAATGCATTAGTACATGCTGCAGAAGAAGAAGGTATTGAAGTAACACATTATCAAATGGAAACACCAAGTCTTGAAGATGTTTTCCTACATTTAACCGGGAAAACGTTAAGAGATTAA